One Roseovarius sp. M141 genomic region harbors:
- a CDS encoding enoyl-CoA hydratase: protein MRATAISSQSWRTLMAVLAMSLLIACKVPDDPEGTTEEVTGGILRVGALVEPLDQADSDAVARIASAMQAETELVTGDPHTLFVQLENGKLHIIAGRIPANTPFAADVALSNPLGRVTLGNETEDRALAIRKGENRFLITVNRAIRGMVE, encoded by the coding sequence ATGCGCGCAACAGCTATCTCTTCGCAATCCTGGCGCACCCTCATGGCAGTGCTGGCCATGTCCCTGTTAATTGCTTGTAAAGTCCCGGATGATCCGGAAGGAACGACAGAGGAAGTGACGGGTGGTATCCTCAGAGTCGGGGCGTTGGTAGAACCACTCGACCAGGCGGATAGCGATGCAGTCGCGCGGATTGCCAGTGCCATGCAAGCAGAGACAGAACTCGTGACAGGTGATCCGCACACGCTTTTTGTGCAGTTGGAAAACGGGAAGTTACACATTATCGCCGGACGTATTCCAGCCAATACACCCTTTGCCGCCGACGTCGCGCTGAGCAATCCGCTGGGCCGCGTAACACTTGGAAATGAAACAGAAGACCGGGCTTTGGCCATTCGCAAGGGCGAAAACAGGTTTCTGATTACGGTAAACCGCGCAATCCGGGGGATGGTCGAATGA